The following coding sequences are from one Nonlabens arenilitoris window:
- the mscL gene encoding large-conductance mechanosensitive channel protein MscL: protein MGILTEFKEFAVKGNMIDMAIGIIIGTAFNNVVQTLVKKVLLPPLSYLTDGINYEDKKWVLRDANPDLTGDAAKAIEIGYGEFFQVSLDFLVIGFTVFLVVKGMNKLRNRSHDSKDKTVVTPKDIELLSDLKELMKEQNELLSKKS, encoded by the coding sequence ATGGGAATACTAACTGAATTTAAGGAATTTGCTGTAAAAGGTAATATGATTGATATGGCAATAGGTATCATCATAGGTACCGCATTTAATAATGTAGTACAGACCTTAGTGAAAAAAGTATTATTGCCACCACTGTCATATCTAACTGACGGTATCAATTATGAAGATAAAAAATGGGTTTTAAGAGATGCAAATCCAGATTTAACGGGTGACGCTGCCAAAGCAATCGAAATAGGGTATGGAGAGTTTTTTCAAGTAAGTCTAGACTTTTTAGTCATAGGATTTACCGTCTTTTTAGTTGTTAAAGGAATGAATAAACTACGTAATAGGTCCCATGATTCAAAAGATAAAACAGTGGTAACACCAAAGGATATAGAATTGCTTTCTGACCTTAAAGAATTGATGAAAGAGCAAAATGAATTACTATCTAAAAAGTCTTAA
- a CDS encoding EF-hand domain-containing protein translates to MCSTSTVDKATSRNGERPDPATIIQQMDTNEDGKLSKDEVQGPLKNDFDKLDTDSDGFLSLEELKNAPVPERPARGSGQGGRLNGGR, encoded by the coding sequence TTGTGCTCTACAAGTACGGTAGATAAAGCAACCTCTAGGAATGGTGAAAGACCTGACCCAGCGACTATTATCCAACAAATGGATACTAATGAAGACGGAAAATTGTCTAAAGATGAGGTTCAAGGACCACTTAAAAATGACTTTGATAAGTTAGATACTGATAGTGATGGATTTCTATCATTAGAAGAGCTTAAAAACGCTCCTGTGCCAGAGAGACCGGCAAGAGGATCTGGTCAAGGAGGAAGACTTAATGGTGGACGCTAA
- a CDS encoding TerC family protein: protein MTFEIFSSADAWIALVTLIFLEIVLGIDNILFISLAADKLPADQRKKATNIGLALAMILRIALLFGISVLISLQAPWFIFNWGWAHGSISGQSLILIAGGIFLLYKSTQEIYEKVEDIGHDQREVKRKRTSALSKVIMEITMINIVFSFDSILTAIGMTNGLSDDPDGALLLMIIAIVISVIIMLLFVHPVGKFVNKHPSVQVLGLAFLLLIGFMLIAEGAHMADLVIFNQSTGTIPKGYLYFAIFFSMFIEFLNFKLRSKKLKLRRQQIY from the coding sequence ATTACGTTTGAAATTTTCTCAAGTGCAGATGCTTGGATTGCATTAGTCACTCTTATATTTTTAGAAATTGTTTTAGGAATAGATAATATCTTATTTATATCACTAGCAGCAGATAAATTACCTGCTGATCAAAGAAAGAAAGCTACTAACATAGGTCTTGCACTAGCCATGATATTACGTATCGCACTACTCTTCGGTATTAGTGTCTTGATATCTTTACAGGCTCCATGGTTTATTTTTAATTGGGGTTGGGCACATGGATCTATATCTGGACAATCTTTAATTCTTATCGCCGGTGGAATTTTTCTATTGTATAAATCGACTCAAGAGATTTATGAAAAGGTAGAAGATATAGGTCATGATCAACGTGAGGTGAAACGTAAGCGTACATCGGCATTATCTAAAGTGATAATGGAAATCACCATGATTAATATAGTGTTCTCTTTTGATAGTATATTAACGGCTATAGGAATGACTAATGGATTAAGTGATGATCCAGATGGTGCTTTATTATTAATGATTATCGCGATAGTAATCTCTGTAATCATTATGCTATTATTTGTGCATCCAGTAGGAAAATTTGTCAATAAGCATCCATCTGTACAAGTATTAGGTCTTGCATTTTTATTATTAATAGGATTTATGCTCATTGCAGAAGGTGCGCACATGGCAGACCTAGTCATCTTTAATCAAAGTACCGGTACAATCCCTAAAGGATATTTATACTTTGCCATTTTCTTTTCTATGTTTATAGAATTCTTAAACTTTAAACTGCGTAGTAAAAAATTAAAACTAAGAAGACAACAGATCTATTAG
- a CDS encoding DNA topoisomerase IV produces MRIIGILVLVLITSSCYQVERNCSNFKTGTFIWEQESGGKLLKTTFTRTEEYQIETYEGVVDSSRVEWINDCEWRIIPINPKTNADSRAYLFRILNTTEDSYSFEFKQSGREQTYQGTAIKQ; encoded by the coding sequence ATGCGTATAATAGGAATTCTGGTGCTAGTTTTAATTACTAGTTCATGCTATCAAGTAGAAAGAAACTGTTCAAATTTTAAAACAGGTACCTTTATATGGGAGCAAGAAAGTGGAGGGAAATTGTTAAAAACAACTTTTACTAGAACTGAAGAATATCAAATAGAAACCTATGAAGGTGTTGTAGATAGTTCTCGAGTTGAATGGATCAATGATTGCGAGTGGAGAATTATTCCTATCAATCCAAAAACAAATGCAGATAGTAGAGCTTATCTTTTTAGAATATTAAATACAACTGAAGATTCTTATAGCTTTGAATTTAAACAATCAGGTCGAGAGCAAACTTATCAAGGTACAGCCATAAAACAATAA
- a CDS encoding helix-turn-helix domain-containing protein, translating into MINSADFTKRIHKIMEKNDLNASSFAEAINVGRSSISHILSGRNKPSLDLVMNIVDQFPEVDLYWLLNGKGSYPKKETTEIIAPTPVAPTYKKEEKIDTTAEVNSPITPLPDLFSTPKPEVQEQIVKTEKGKNISKIIILYSDGSFKDYFPE; encoded by the coding sequence ATGATTAATTCAGCTGATTTTACTAAGAGAATCCATAAAATCATGGAAAAAAATGATTTAAATGCGTCATCGTTTGCTGAAGCTATCAACGTAGGCCGCAGTTCTATTTCTCATATTTTATCTGGTCGTAACAAACCTAGTTTAGATCTAGTCATGAATATTGTAGACCAGTTTCCTGAGGTCGATTTATACTGGTTATTAAATGGAAAAGGCTCTTACCCTAAAAAGGAAACTACTGAAATCATAGCACCTACGCCAGTGGCTCCTACTTATAAAAAAGAAGAAAAAATAGATACAACAGCCGAAGTTAATTCACCTATTACACCATTACCCGATTTATTTTCAACTCCAAAACCTGAAGTCCAAGAACAAATAGTAAAAACTGAAAAAGGGAAAAATATATCAAAAATAATCATCCTATATTCAGATGGAAGTTTTAAGGATTACTTCCCAGAATAG
- a CDS encoding M14 family zinc carboxypeptidase, whose product MAPILENRYFIYEDYISALKSVLNSHKGTSSSMDELGYSVLGNPIYKLQLGNGSTKILMWSQMHGNESTTTRSLFMFIEWFLDSKYVNEFKLYIIPILNPDGLKKWTRENANSVDLNRDAQDLSQPESVLLKTAFNSFQPDLCFNLHDQRTIYGTPDGQQGIHCSFLSPAANEDRDITPARLRAMHIINHMTHAIGNDSLGVIGRYGDAFNANCVGDTFQSLGIPTILFEAGQADGDYYRSETVRSILKSLQCAIEVIALNTDFDSKDVVEEYHQITSIETNFCDILIKNVPSAGRTVDLSIMYREILENDTLYFVPFLTGINDHSVMNAHRVIDMSLVDSNVDFEISQGQKIVSNSLDIQIFY is encoded by the coding sequence ATGGCTCCTATCCTTGAGAATCGTTACTTTATATATGAAGATTATATTAGTGCTTTAAAGTCTGTTTTAAACAGTCATAAAGGCACAAGCTCTAGTATGGATGAGCTGGGTTATTCTGTTTTAGGAAATCCAATTTATAAGTTACAATTAGGAAATGGATCTACTAAAATTTTAATGTGGTCACAAATGCATGGTAATGAGTCTACCACTACACGATCTCTATTTATGTTTATTGAATGGTTTCTTGACTCTAAATATGTAAATGAATTTAAATTATATATTATTCCTATATTAAATCCTGATGGATTAAAGAAGTGGACGCGTGAAAACGCAAATTCTGTGGATCTAAATAGGGATGCGCAAGATCTTTCACAACCAGAAAGTGTCCTGCTAAAAACAGCATTCAATTCATTTCAACCCGACTTATGTTTTAACCTTCATGATCAAAGAACTATTTATGGAACTCCAGACGGACAACAAGGAATTCATTGTTCCTTTTTATCACCAGCTGCAAATGAAGATCGCGATATAACTCCAGCACGTTTAAGAGCCATGCATATAATTAATCACATGACTCATGCGATTGGTAATGATTCTTTAGGTGTAATAGGTCGTTATGGTGATGCATTTAATGCAAACTGTGTGGGCGATACTTTTCAGTCGCTAGGTATACCTACTATATTATTTGAAGCAGGTCAGGCAGATGGTGATTATTATCGTTCAGAAACCGTAAGGTCTATTTTAAAATCATTACAATGTGCAATTGAGGTAATAGCATTAAATACTGATTTTGATTCCAAGGATGTTGTAGAAGAATATCATCAGATTACTTCTATTGAAACTAATTTTTGTGATATTCTTATTAAAAATGTTCCTTCGGCCGGTCGCACGGTAGATTTATCAATTATGTATCGTGAGATTTTAGAAAATGATACGCTCTATTTTGTCCCTTTTTTAACTGGTATTAATGATCATAGCGTTATGAATGCCCATCGTGTTATAGATATGAGTCTAGTAGACTCAAATGTTGATTTTGAGATATCTCAAGGGCAAAAAATTGTTAGTAATAGTTTAGATATTCAAATTTTCTATTAA
- a CDS encoding Lrp/AsnC family transcriptional regulator: MARIDDIDKQILDVLIENTRTPFTDIAKRLNISAGTVHVRVKKMEESGIIKGSSLTVDYEQLGYTFIAYIGVFLEKTSQTQFVISRIKEIPFVTVAHITTGKFNIFCKIRAQDTTHAKKIIFMLDDIDGVSRTETMISLEESINDKKRLLHKVFQDL; encoded by the coding sequence ATGGCAAGGATTGACGATATAGATAAGCAAATACTTGATGTGTTAATTGAGAACACTAGAACACCTTTTACTGACATTGCAAAACGACTTAACATATCTGCAGGTACAGTTCACGTGCGCGTGAAAAAAATGGAAGAAAGCGGCATCATCAAAGGATCTTCATTAACTGTTGATTATGAACAGTTAGGTTATACTTTTATAGCTTATATAGGCGTTTTTTTAGAAAAAACGTCACAAACACAATTCGTGATAAGTCGTATTAAAGAGATTCCATTTGTTACTGTAGCACATATCACTACAGGTAAATTCAATATTTTTTGCAAAATTAGAGCTCAAGATACTACTCATGCAAAGAAAATCATTTTTATGCTAGATGATATAGATGGTGTAAGTCGCACAGAAACTATGATTTCTCTAGAAGAAAGTATAAATGATAAGAAACGTTTATTACATAAGGTATTTCAAGATTTATAA
- a CDS encoding DinB family protein encodes MTRKELQSGEYNSYYDHYLNLVPESASIDTILQSSLEDTIRFINKIDKPFDTTYATGKWSIGEVLMHNIDTERVFAYRALRFMRGDQTPLPGFDQDVFAQDYSNYAFAKADLINSFKATRNATIDLFKSITAKQLISRGVASESPMSVRVIPFLIAGHNKHHENVIRERYLS; translated from the coding sequence ATGACTCGTAAAGAACTTCAATCAGGCGAGTATAACAGTTATTATGATCACTATTTAAATTTAGTACCTGAGTCTGCATCGATCGATACCATATTGCAATCTAGTTTAGAGGATACGATACGTTTTATCAACAAAATTGATAAACCATTTGATACTACTTATGCGACTGGTAAATGGAGTATAGGTGAGGTCTTAATGCATAATATCGATACTGAGCGTGTTTTTGCTTATCGAGCACTGCGATTTATGAGAGGTGATCAAACGCCTTTACCTGGATTTGATCAAGATGTGTTTGCTCAAGACTATAGTAATTACGCTTTCGCGAAAGCGGACTTAATAAATTCCTTTAAGGCCACTAGAAATGCGACTATCGATCTATTTAAATCGATTACTGCAAAACAGTTAATATCAAGAGGTGTAGCGAGCGAAAGCCCTATGAGTGTAAGAGTTATACCATTTTTAATCGCTGGTCATAACAAACACCACGAAAATGTTATTAGAGAGCGTTATTTAAGTTAA
- a CDS encoding type 1 glutamine amidotransferase domain-containing protein: MKKKVAILATNGFEEIELTSPKKALEDAGATVHIISPSGESIRAWNDGNWSDTYKVDYAVSEVSATDYNSLMLPGGVLNPDQLRQDEKSIEFIREFFKQQKPVSAICHGIQPLIDAGVLNGRKLTSYPSLQKDVENAGGNWVDQEVVVDEGFTTSRTPDDLEAFNDKLVEEVKEGKHEEQHA, translated from the coding sequence ATGAAAAAGAAAGTAGCAATATTAGCCACAAACGGATTTGAAGAAATTGAATTAACTAGCCCTAAGAAAGCTTTAGAGGATGCAGGAGCGACTGTGCATATTATAAGCCCATCAGGTGAATCTATAAGAGCATGGAACGACGGTAACTGGTCTGACACCTATAAGGTGGATTATGCGGTGTCTGAAGTGTCTGCTACTGATTATAATTCATTAATGTTACCTGGTGGTGTTTTAAATCCAGATCAGTTGAGACAAGATGAAAAATCCATCGAATTCATTAGAGAGTTTTTTAAGCAACAAAAACCAGTAAGTGCAATTTGCCACGGTATTCAACCGCTTATTGATGCAGGTGTATTGAATGGACGTAAGCTGACATCATATCCATCATTACAAAAAGATGTAGAAAATGCAGGAGGAAACTGGGTAGATCAAGAAGTAGTAGTAGATGAAGGTTTTACAACTAGTAGGACTCCAGATGATTTAGAAGCTTTTAATGATAAACTAGTTGAAGAAGTAAAAGAAGGTAAGCATGAAGAACAGCATGCTTAA
- the dnaN gene encoding DNA polymerase III subunit beta: protein MKFIVSSSYLQKHLQMLGGVINSNNTLPILDNFLLELNGKELKVSASDMETTMLTALEVESEDDGSIAIPAKLLLDTLKTFPEQPLTFSADKNIMTVSHDKGSSEIACANGEEFPKAVSLTDPSSTSILGDTLATAINKTIFAAGNDDLRPVMSGVFFQFSTDSLTFVATDAHKLVRYRREDLAASETAEFIMPKKPLNLLKSMLQGSETEVLIEYNESNAQFTFDSTSIICRLIDGKYPNYEAVIPKENPNKLVIARNQFLNSVRRVSIFSNKTTHQIRLKMAGAELNISAEDLDYSNKADERLTCDYQGDDMQIGFNSRFLIEMLNNLNCDDVSLEMSMPNRAGILTPVDGLDEGEHVTMLVMPVMLNQ from the coding sequence ATGAAATTTATTGTCTCAAGTTCTTATTTACAGAAACACCTTCAAATGTTAGGTGGCGTTATAAATAGTAATAATACCTTACCTATTCTAGACAACTTTTTATTAGAGTTAAATGGTAAAGAGCTTAAAGTATCTGCATCTGACATGGAAACCACCATGCTTACCGCACTTGAAGTAGAGAGTGAAGATGATGGTAGCATCGCTATACCAGCAAAACTATTACTAGACACTTTAAAAACGTTTCCTGAACAGCCGCTTACGTTTAGTGCAGATAAAAATATCATGACGGTAAGCCATGATAAAGGTAGTTCTGAAATAGCTTGTGCAAATGGAGAAGAATTCCCTAAAGCAGTAAGTTTAACAGACCCTAGTAGCACTTCAATATTAGGAGACACTCTAGCAACCGCAATTAATAAAACTATTTTTGCTGCCGGAAATGATGACCTTAGACCAGTTATGTCAGGTGTATTCTTTCAATTTTCAACAGACTCTTTAACCTTTGTAGCTACAGATGCTCACAAACTAGTAAGATACCGTAGAGAAGATCTAGCCGCAAGTGAAACTGCTGAGTTCATTATGCCTAAAAAACCATTGAATCTCTTAAAATCAATGTTACAAGGTAGTGAGACTGAGGTTTTAATTGAATATAATGAGAGTAATGCACAATTTACTTTTGACTCTACCAGTATTATATGTAGATTAATTGACGGTAAATATCCAAATTACGAAGCTGTAATCCCAAAGGAAAATCCTAACAAATTAGTTATTGCTAGAAATCAATTCCTTAACTCAGTTAGACGTGTGAGTATATTCTCTAACAAAACGACACATCAAATAAGGCTTAAAATGGCTGGTGCTGAATTAAATATATCTGCAGAAGATCTAGATTACAGTAACAAAGCAGATGAAAGGCTAACCTGTGATTATCAAGGAGATGATATGCAAATAGGTTTTAACAGCCGTTTCTTAATTGAAATGTTGAATAATCTTAATTGTGATGACGTATCTCTTGAAATGTCTATGCCTAATAGAGCTGGTATTCTTACTCCAGTTGACGGATTAGATGAAGGCGAACATGTCACAATGCTAGTAATGCCAGTAATGCTTAATCAATAA
- a CDS encoding S8 family serine peptidase — MKKTTLILGLALLSSGLSFGQTAEERAQITKDYDQVKLEELRQEFQQEYQIRMERATRLAKENGWELRKQLEDGSSGHLYDVVNGEPVYMTTFNRIAGIMQGANELWNGGSLGINIEGQNMEVGVWDGARVLQTHEALIGRVTAGEPPVSSGDPDDDDHATHVTGTIIANGPDNNAIGIAPQATAKYYNFANDNSEMTSEASNGMLISNHSYGIPSNNVAVAQLGRYETAAGAVDNITFNAPYYLPVMSAGNSRNTGVNIADGGYDLLTGDKLSKNAMIVGAAVGNPNYSGPSSVPMSTFSSWGPADDGRVKPDITTKGVNMYSSYYNLGNSGYATISGTSMSAPAVSGGLILLQQYYNSLNSQYMKSATVKGLALHTVKEAGAFDGPDYQFGWGLLDTEAAALAIQNNGSSTSIEELSLANSATYTKSTFSVSGGNKLVISISWTDFRGLQPFSSSDQDVDPTRKAITNDLDLVVTDASGNTYYPWSLNPASPSAAATNIAPNDVDNYEKVEIDNASGSYTITVTHKGNLIFAPQAFSLIITGADPATFSNKEDQLDSFSLFPNPATDHFTIAFNNQLSGDKINVNVYDVLGQEVMSRSFDNNGLFEQRISTANLNSGIYLVRVGNGITASTRKLIVR; from the coding sequence ATGAAAAAGACTACACTTATCCTTGGATTAGCTTTGCTTAGTTCAGGTCTTTCTTTTGGGCAAACGGCTGAAGAGCGTGCACAAATTACTAAAGATTATGATCAAGTAAAATTAGAAGAGCTAAGACAAGAGTTCCAACAGGAATATCAAATAAGAATGGAACGCGCCACTCGTCTTGCAAAAGAGAACGGATGGGAGCTTCGCAAGCAACTTGAAGATGGTTCTTCAGGTCATTTATATGACGTTGTAAATGGTGAGCCTGTATATATGACAACCTTTAATAGAATTGCTGGTATCATGCAAGGTGCAAATGAGCTTTGGAATGGTGGATCTTTGGGAATTAATATAGAAGGTCAGAACATGGAAGTTGGTGTTTGGGATGGTGCAAGAGTGTTACAAACACATGAGGCTTTGATAGGCAGAGTTACGGCTGGAGAACCACCTGTATCTTCAGGTGATCCTGACGATGATGATCATGCAACTCATGTTACCGGAACTATTATTGCTAATGGTCCAGATAATAATGCCATTGGTATTGCTCCACAAGCAACTGCCAAGTATTATAATTTTGCTAATGATAATTCAGAGATGACCTCTGAAGCTAGTAATGGTATGCTAATTTCTAATCATAGTTATGGAATACCATCTAATAATGTTGCTGTAGCTCAATTAGGTCGTTATGAAACTGCTGCAGGTGCGGTAGATAATATCACTTTTAATGCTCCTTATTATTTACCTGTGATGTCTGCCGGAAACTCTAGAAATACTGGTGTTAATATTGCAGATGGTGGTTATGATCTTCTAACTGGAGATAAATTATCTAAAAATGCGATGATTGTTGGAGCAGCTGTCGGTAATCCTAATTATTCAGGTCCTTCTTCAGTTCCTATGTCTACTTTTAGCTCTTGGGGACCTGCAGATGATGGTCGTGTAAAACCAGACATCACAACTAAAGGTGTTAACATGTATTCATCTTACTATAATTTAGGAAATTCTGGATATGCTACTATAAGTGGTACTAGTATGTCAGCTCCTGCTGTTTCTGGAGGATTAATTTTATTGCAACAATATTATAATTCATTGAATTCACAATATATGAAGTCAGCTACCGTAAAAGGTTTAGCACTTCATACTGTTAAGGAAGCAGGTGCTTTTGATGGTCCTGATTATCAATTTGGTTGGGGACTTTTAGATACAGAAGCAGCTGCGTTAGCTATTCAAAATAATGGAAGTAGTACTTCTATAGAAGAACTATCTTTAGCAAATTCGGCAACATATACAAAATCAACATTCTCAGTTTCAGGAGGAAATAAATTAGTCATATCAATCTCATGGACTGATTTTAGAGGTCTTCAACCATTTAGTTCTAGTGATCAAGATGTTGATCCAACGCGTAAAGCGATTACTAATGATTTAGATTTAGTGGTAACTGATGCTTCTGGTAATACATATTATCCGTGGAGTTTAAATCCTGCTTCCCCATCTGCTGCTGCTACCAATATAGCGCCTAATGATGTTGATAACTATGAAAAGGTAGAAATAGATAATGCATCCGGATCATATACTATAACGGTTACCCATAAAGGTAATTTAATTTTTGCTCCTCAAGCTTTTTCTTTAATTATCACAGGTGCAGACCCAGCAACATTCTCTAACAAAGAAGACCAGCTAGATAGTTTTAGTTTGTTCCCGAATCCTGCTACTGATCACTTTACAATAGCATTTAATAATCAGTTATCTGGTGATAAGATTAATGTGAATGTATATGATGTTTTAGGACAAGAAGTAATGTCTCGATCATTTGATAATAATGGACTGTTTGAACAACGTATTTCAACAGCAAATCTGAATTCTGGAATATACTTAGTACGTGTAGGGAATGGTATCACTGCAAGCACTAGAAAATTAATTGTTAGATAA
- a CDS encoding DUF2461 domain-containing protein, whose product MIHNELLTFLTELERNNNRPWFENHKSQFLELDSAFKTSVNKITDLLNEHDIIEKSKTYRIYRDIRFSKDKTPFKVHRSANWMRAGVERRGSYYMRIKPNHHLIGVGFFGPEKEDLLRIRKELEIDAQELRDIIDKPQFINTWATFQGEQLKTAPRNFDKTHPDMDLIRFKSFYFLKSFTDQEVQKPDFFNEVNKAFQIARPFLDYMTDVLTTNLNGESLI is encoded by the coding sequence ATGATACATAATGAACTACTTACTTTTCTTACTGAATTAGAAAGAAACAATAATAGGCCATGGTTTGAGAATCATAAATCACAATTCCTTGAATTAGATAGTGCTTTTAAAACCAGTGTGAATAAAATAACAGACTTGCTTAATGAGCACGATATAATTGAAAAATCTAAAACATATAGAATTTATCGTGACATTAGATTTTCAAAAGATAAAACTCCTTTTAAAGTACACAGAAGTGCTAATTGGATGCGAGCTGGTGTAGAGCGTCGTGGTAGCTATTATATGCGTATAAAACCAAATCATCATTTGATAGGTGTAGGTTTTTTTGGACCTGAAAAAGAAGATTTATTACGAATACGTAAAGAGTTAGAAATTGATGCTCAAGAATTGAGGGATATCATTGATAAGCCTCAGTTCATCAATACATGGGCAACTTTTCAAGGAGAACAGTTAAAAACCGCACCACGAAATTTTGATAAAACTCATCCAGACATGGATTTAATAAGATTTAAAAGCTTCTATTTTTTAAAAAGCTTTACCGATCAAGAAGTGCAAAAACCAGATTTCTTTAATGAAGTGAATAAGGCATTTCAAATCGCTAGACCTTTTCTAGATTATATGACTGATGTTTTGACTACAAATTTAAATGGTGAATCTTTAATTTAA
- a CDS encoding glyoxalase has protein sequence MNNRDEYLVALRPEIPNARVSDEMSMEEQFQNRTLRPIAKLQHDLLIAVFHNYIKKHKNVFFGLTSNKRIDYIENAVNRDQKFRNSLKGIIIGQFTVNEYLMYIKNSSALNKRMMNLVRERLINSIQLFERPSVEL, from the coding sequence ATGAATAATCGAGATGAGTATCTAGTAGCGTTAAGACCCGAAATCCCTAATGCACGTGTAAGTGATGAAATGTCTATGGAAGAACAATTTCAAAATAGGACCTTAAGACCGATCGCAAAATTGCAACACGATTTATTAATCGCTGTCTTTCATAATTACATTAAAAAACATAAAAATGTATTTTTTGGTCTTACTTCAAATAAGCGTATTGATTATATAGAAAATGCGGTGAACAGAGATCAGAAGTTCCGTAATTCTTTAAAAGGAATCATCATAGGTCAATTTACTGTTAATGAATACCTTATGTACATTAAAAATTCTAGTGCACTCAACAAACGTATGATGAATCTAGTTAGAGAGCGATTGATAAATAGTATTCAACTTTTTGAACGTCCATCAGTGGAATTATAA
- a CDS encoding NAD-dependent succinate-semialdehyde dehydrogenase, whose protein sequence is MIQTINPYNGQELEQYQEDNSKVIKEKLNAAQEQFEQWRLTSYDHRSNLILKVAGLLRKNTDEYAIKMTREMGKPIAQSRSELEKCAWLCEYYAQNAESHLKNEQVDTDHYKSYVSYEPLGVILAVMPWNYPFWQVMRFIVPALMAGNVGVLKHASSVMGSAVMMEKIFIEAGFPLGCFTNLVIGSKEVEDIIKNPIIKAVTLTGSKPAGSAVAGTAGSEIKKTVLELGGNNALVVFKDADIDKSVETCVAARYQNTGQSCIAGKRLLLHEDIADVFMEKFKTAVRDLKVGNPEDDDTYIGVMSREDLAEELEDLMNKSIEMGAMLELGGKRDKAFFEPTILTGVTKDMPVFKEETFGPLMAVTTFKNDDEAVELVNDSEFGLGVSLFTQDLENAQKLVSRFDDGAVFVNAKVASHPALPFGGTGISGYGRELSHFGIREFCNIKTVVMDK, encoded by the coding sequence GTGATACAAACTATCAATCCATATAACGGTCAAGAGCTTGAACAATATCAAGAAGATAACTCAAAAGTAATAAAGGAAAAGCTTAATGCTGCACAAGAACAATTTGAGCAATGGCGTTTAACAAGCTATGACCACAGATCTAATCTTATTTTAAAAGTAGCAGGTTTATTGCGTAAGAATACGGATGAATATGCTATTAAAATGACTCGAGAAATGGGGAAACCTATAGCACAATCACGCAGTGAACTAGAGAAATGTGCCTGGTTATGTGAGTATTATGCGCAAAATGCAGAGAGTCATCTTAAAAATGAACAAGTTGATACAGATCATTATAAATCTTATGTCTCTTATGAACCTTTAGGTGTTATTCTAGCTGTTATGCCTTGGAACTATCCATTCTGGCAGGTGATGCGTTTTATAGTTCCCGCTTTAATGGCTGGTAATGTAGGTGTACTTAAACATGCTAGTAGTGTTATGGGTAGCGCTGTAATGATGGAAAAGATATTTATAGAAGCCGGATTTCCTTTAGGTTGTTTTACGAACCTAGTAATAGGTAGTAAAGAGGTAGAAGATATTATCAAAAACCCAATAATTAAAGCAGTAACCTTAACAGGCTCAAAACCTGCTGGTAGTGCTGTAGCTGGAACAGCAGGAAGTGAGATTAAAAAAACTGTGCTAGAATTAGGTGGCAATAACGCATTAGTGGTGTTTAAAGATGCTGATATTGATAAATCTGTCGAGACCTGTGTGGCTGCACGCTATCAAAATACGGGACAAAGTTGTATTGCAGGAAAGAGACTCTTATTACATGAAGATATTGCAGATGTGTTTATGGAAAAATTCAAAACTGCTGTTAGAGATTTAAAAGTAGGCAATCCAGAAGATGATGATACCTATATAGGTGTGATGTCTAGAGAAGACCTGGCAGAAGAGTTAGAAGATCTTATGAATAAGTCTATAGAAATGGGTGCGATGCTTGAACTAGGAGGAAAGCGTGATAAAGCATTTTTTGAACCAACTATTTTAACTGGTGTGACTAAAGATATGCCTGTTTTTAAGGAAGAAACATTTGGTCCTTTAATGGCGGTAACTACATTTAAAAATGACGATGAGGCTGTTGAATTGGTAAATGACTCTGAATTTGGTCTAGGAGTATCTCTATTTACACAAGATCTTGAAAATGCCCAGAAACTTGTTTCTAGATTTGATGATGGTGCCGTTTTTGTAAATGCTAAAGTAGCTAGTCATCCAGCTTTACCATTTGGTGGAACAGGAATCTCAGGTTATGGTAGAGAATTATCGCATTTTGGTATTAGAGAGTTTTGTAATATTAAAACTGTAGTGATGGATAAGTAA